Proteins encoded in a region of the Triticum dicoccoides isolate Atlit2015 ecotype Zavitan chromosome 3A, WEW_v2.0, whole genome shotgun sequence genome:
- the LOC119271574 gene encoding uncharacterized protein LOC119271574, translated as MLPTVVCTVAMLPRRRLPRRPEGPYASGRLGWSVPRDDGQPLVARRGGQPWDWTPVDLHMLDENKGTEDHGQSREAVTPCLSHLFRWLSTAPALGAQHGGTRHGSSIVWSLDATAHCPAS; from the exons ATGTTGCCGACGGTAGTTTGCACCGTGGCTATGCTCCCCAGGCGTCGCCTGCCCCGACGGCCCGAGGGTCCTTACGCGTCAGGCCGCCTTGGCTGGAGTGTGCCAAG AGATGACGGTCAACCCTTGGTTGCACGGCGCGGTGGCCAGCCATGGGACTGGACG CCGGTGGACCTCCACATGTTGGACGAGAACAAGGGCACTGAAGACCATGGCCAGTCCCGTGAGGCCGTGACACCATGCCTCTCCCACCTCTTTCGGTGGCTTTCTACTGCCCCTGCGCTGGGAGCTCAACATGGAGGGACTCGCCATGGATCGAGCATCGTCTGGAGTCTGGACGCAACTGCCCACTGCCCTGCAAGTTGA